The Osmerus eperlanus chromosome 9, fOsmEpe2.1, whole genome shotgun sequence genomic sequence GCCATGACGACGATTTTTAAGAGGATTATGGTGCGAGTGGCGATTTGGCAAGGACACAGCACTCCTGTATGATATTCTACAGTATCTAAACCCTTCAGACCCGCTATATAATTTTGCAATACTTTTCATTAACACTGACACAAAAGCCAGTAATTTTGTTCTCAAGTGCTCTGCTTTAGAGACTTCAAATACCATATTGTGGATTAAAATCACAATCCGAACAGTTGGACCGTTTGAAACACCATGTGTACTCAATCTAAAAATGGTCTGTAACCTTCCTTATCACTACTGTAACTTCTCACTTCAAAACATGTCAACAACAAAGACAATTCACCAATGCCACAAAAGTCATATGCCTGTTTGATTAGCAAAACATCAGCTTGGTTTAGAGTGCTTCTTAGTTCTCAAAGTAATTTACAGATGGCCTCTTCAGTTATCATGCAAGACCCTTACCCACAGAAATATACAATTGAATTTGTTTCATCCCCAAGCCTTTTAGACCTTACACTCAAATTAGGCTAAACAAATTACATGAGGCTTGATTCCATCATCCTGTGCATTCCAGGGATGATGCACCATAGAGCTCATCACCCATCTATGTGACATGGTCATTCCCCAAAATATTACACCTGCCGCAACACTGAGGCCACTCTCTCCACACATGAAAACATGCATGAGCTCACACAGCTTTAACAATTATGTCATCGATGCAAATCTCATCATatacttagctagctagctgacaaCAAGCGGAAAAGAATGTCAGTGAAGACAACGTTAGCACCGTTGAATGTTTGCAACCGTCCACATACCATTACAGGCTCCTAGCATGCACCCTCTGCCTTGCAATATCTCACTAAACATAAATGATCCAGTGTCAGTTGCTAGGCTGCTGTTTCAATGTAACAAACGCCAGCAATGTCTCGGCACCTTCCCAGATGCGCAAGAAATGTCTCACCTTTTCAAAACTCCAAATACGTTGGCGCACATTTCTATAGCTGTCCTTTTCCATCAGCTATGGCAACGACGTAAATAAAGGTTGTAGTCTAGTCGTAtcccaaaaaatattttggttATTAGACCTCCGCTCGTAGCACTGATGTGTTCAATGGATGCCTCGCCGTCACCGTGTTGCCAGTACGTACTAGCAAGCTAAACACTGCTGCAGTCCACTCGGTGTCGCCCCTCCCACACAAAGAGGGTTTGTTCGCGTACGTCAGATACCTTTAAAGAGTTGTTAGCCTATATTGTGTGGTAATTTTGACATTAAACTCTAAATGTGAAGGAAAGCCAAACAGGCTAATATTCAAAACCAACTAAAACTATGCTTGTGTGCGCATTCACGTCTAAGTTATGTTAGAAATTATTATAGCTACGGCtcattgattaatatttctgatagAGTCGAAGATGCTATGGTAAAATTAAATTGTAAATGAATTCTACACTTTGTTAAAATGTGTCAATGTGAAATGTAACTTTTggtgtgtgtaggaatgcagaAGGTCAGCACGCTGACTTGGGAGGCAACGTGGTGATTCCCGGGGTCTGGTGTAAGCACAATAGGGCCTCTCAGCTCATGGGAGTCAAAGTGTCAACATGAAAGATAAGGTGATTCTTGGGCCGTGGAAGATTTTACTCTTTGCTCCtacaggacgagtcagaccatCTGGTCTGACCCACCTTTGGATATACAGCCCACCCTCGAATGCCCCATTCCCCCACCTTCTCCTCAGATGCCCCTTTCCCCCTGGAGACCCTACCCCACCTTCCCCTGTACATCATCAGACCTGGGAATggtctgccctcccccccccccccccccccctaactttGAAGACacagcccccaccaccccacacatcaTCAGCACCTTGGGATGATCTACTCCCTATCTTGGAGACTCATCATCAGATCCTTGGACTGCCCACCCTGGCCACCTAATAGGATGACCACATCCACTTCCCATGGTCTTCTGACCATTGACCTAACaaaccccttcctctctttgggggtacaagacctgtctcccagggacaggtagagagaattgggactgggcagaactctctctctGGGCAGACTATTCTCACAAAGGCCTTGGTCTACTCTCTACGAAGCGAGACTGGTAACATTTACTGGTATCGCCGATCTAGACTGGGAACATCCTGGTGTGTTGTATTCTATGTATTGTTGATTGCATCATTTTCTTACCAATAAACTACAAAGAAATTGGTCTGGTATTTAACCTTGTATCCTTCTCCTGATTTGAACCTCAACACTATCTCGAGCTAGGTCGGGACGCGGCCTAGAAAGCCAGTAATTTAAGTGGCAGGATGCAAACagctgtttgctgtgtgtgtcacagacaaTTCACCGAGCAATGACCCCAGCTCCACAACTGTCAACTGAATTTTAAATAAATAAGACTCTAATAGGCTGTAGAGTAGACTATGTTTTATTTATCTGTCAAAAGTATTGCCGAATTTTGTAATTCAGCCCAATAATAAGCCAAATTGAAGAGTGAAACTGCGCTCAAATATTATGAATAGTCACTCTTTTTACGTTGGCTAGCTGGTAGAGCTACTAGTAGCTTAGCCAGTAAGGGATGCAGCAAGTGACCCATCGATACACAAGACCTAGCTCTACGTAGTTTTTTGTATTATTCTACAAAAtaccacatacaaatacaccaatacaaaacaaatgctttAACTCTTACCTGCATAACCAACGTACAGCCATCGGAACGCTTTATGAGAGCTAAGCAATATGCAAATAACATTACCATTCACAGCTAGATAGCTagatagctagactagctacaaCAGTGACGTCCAGACTTATATTTTTAGAGGAATCATCACGCCGGCCATCATAATGCTGCGTATGTCCTTTAAATGGCCGAGGGAGTTATATAAACAACTTGTTTCATAGATAACATCTGTTTGATACTATAGTAGTTATACTGCGAATATGACATTAAATATTTTTCATGTATACTTGTCTTGGTATAGCTATGCGATTTATTTACAAAGTGGTACTTTTCAAATCGTGTAAGATGTTGGTCGTCCAACAATTTTAGTGGAGGAAAAAAAAGGTTCCTTCGTTTAGGTTCACCCAGATGGAAACCATTCAGGTGACTTGGCTCAGCCGTTGAGGGGAGCACACGGTGCGCTGCGCACCAGACAAGAACGCTGGGGACTGAACCCGTTCAGAGGCAAGCTACTCCGCGTGACTGCCCGGGTATACTAAATACATTTCATACCGATGTGCGTGATGTGTGGAACGGAGTATGTGTAAAGATTGCTAACTGTACCTGTTCCAAAATGTTCCAAAAGAACTCCCAATGCGAAGGTCTATCTAGCTGTCCGTATATCCTGGGGTTTTAAAATATCTGTTTGCAGATGACTTCGAAAAGGTCCGTATGTTTATCATGGAGGTCACTCTATCTGTCTTATCGTGCACGACCGCCTAGTTCAATATTTACCAGTCGCCAATGCCATTCCAACCAAACGAGCCACAACGGGACATTTGCAAAGGTAGGTGACAAAGTCTGTAAATTTCAGTTCACACCAACTTTTAAATCCAGTTTGTCTGTGACAGCCGCTAGTTTAATAGATATATAACATcgccgtcaatatttggccttaCTTATGACCTAGCTAGCACAATATCAAACTCACTTGGCACAATCTTTAGAGCCAGCCATGGCTATTGAAATAACAAGAACTTGTTGTCATTGTGGATATACCGGTACCTTGCCTTAATTTGATGCATCTGCTATAGTTTCTGCTCTCAGACTCTAGTCATCACCATCAGGAGTAATTATAGGCTAATGGTAATTAGCATACTTCTCAGATCAGCTGACTCAATTCACGAGTGGAATAAACCtaccttgttttttttctctcagagATCTGAGTTCACCCCATCAGCTGATTCTAAGCATGACTGGATGGGTCCACCAGACAGGTTGTCAAACCTGCGGCCAATCCTATATCACATACCCGAGAATGAGACAGAGCTGGAGAAGCTATTAAGAAAACTGAGGCAAGACACAGAGGATTGGAACCATGAGTTCTGGGCAAAGCAGAATGTCACTTTCAGCAAGGTTTGTACTCTGAGAATGGCAGTTGATCAGTTTACTGTCCTTTGCTTCCTGTGTAGATCAATGTATTCTCCGCCAGATGGCAGCATTGCATTGGTAATTCAGATAGATTTATTGTTGTTTCTTGTTATGTCAGCCTAGTCAATACGAGGTATCTAATAATCGACACAACTTTTTTTCAGGAGAAGGATGCCTTCATTGTTTCAAAGCTCCAAGCACAGGGCTTGTCTGAGAGAGACGAGAAAGGTAAGAGGGAAACAACATATTCCTGGTGATTATGAAGGAGGACAGGAAACGATCAGTCTAAAATAACTTTGATTTGTTCTGTTAATTTTTTAGGGCGAAAGAGGGCTCTTAACAGTGAAGAAATGGCTGTGTTTTACAAAAGCTTTCTGGACACAAATCGAATAAGACATTCAAGTTACAATAAGTAAGTTTTTAAATAAGTAAattatatagggagtcaggtggctgagcggttagggaatcaggctggtaatccgaaggttgccagttcgatttccagccgtgccaaaagacattgtgtccttgggcaaggcacttcaccctacttgcctcaggggaatgcccctgtacttactgtaagtcgctctggataagagcgtctgataaatgactaaatgtaaaatgtaaatgtatagacATGTGCAAATTAAAGCAGGTTCTCTCATCAGCTGATCCTGGGCTTAAacatcccacccctccccttctcttacCTCATTGGCAGAGAGTGGTACCAACGCAACTTCACCATCACCATGCTCATGGGCAGAGTGGCCCTCAACAACATCTGGAAAAAGATAACAGAGAGGCGGGGCagcaagagaaagaaaaaggacaCCATATGATGCTCAATAAAAACTATCTTCGACTCCAACTATGTCTCTTATGGCTCGTTGATATGTCCACGTTTGATTGTGCTGAAAAAAGCCATGTACAAAATAAACAATATAAAACAGCAacaacataaacataaacattAAGGCGTGGTCTCAGGTGCTGTTGTACAGCGTAATGGCTGTCTGCACAACTCCTGAGACGCTCTGTCTACCTGGGAGCTCGAGGCTGTGGCTACACGTTTCTCTCCATCTGCCACGGGTCATCACAGACCAGACAGAAGACAAAGACGGATAAGT encodes the following:
- the LOC134026276 gene encoding cytochrome c oxidase assembly factor 8, producing MTSKRSVCLSWRSLYLSYRARPPSSIFTSRQCHSNQTSHNGTFAKRSEFTPSADSKHDWMGPPDRLSNLRPILYHIPENETELEKLLRKLRQDTEDWNHEFWAKQNVTFSKEKDAFIVSKLQAQGLSERDEKGRKRALNSEEMAVFYKSFLDTNRIRHSSYNKEWYQRNFTITMLMGRVALNNIWKKITERRGSKRKKKDTI